A single Schistocerca piceifrons isolate TAMUIC-IGC-003096 chromosome 6, iqSchPice1.1, whole genome shotgun sequence DNA region contains:
- the LOC124802399 gene encoding rRNA-processing protein FCF1 homolog isoform X2, whose translation MGKTKKTRKIVQQRFAQMKKMISLSDSRIKEKDRLPSRKKKPEDPHQIKVREVPQVSSALFFQYNTQLGPPYHILVDTNFINHSIKFKLDIIQSMMDCLYAKCIPYVTDCVVGELEKLGQKYRIALKIIKDPRFERIHCMHKGTYADDCIVQRVTQHKCYIVATCDRDLKKRIRKIPGVPIMYVAQHRFTIERMPDAYGAPKS comes from the exons ATG GGTAAAACGAAAAAGACGCGAAAAATTGTTCAACAGAGATttgcacaaatgaagaaaatgataaGTTTAAGCGACTCAAGAAT AAAGGAAAAAGATCGTTTGCCGTctagaaaaaaaaaacctgaagaTCCACATCAGATAAAAGTCCGCGAAGT CCCTCAGGTATCGTCGGCTTTGTTCTTCCAGTACAACACGCAGTTGGGACCACCCTATCATATTCTTGTTGACACCAATTTTATAAATCATTCAATCAAATTCAAATTGGACATAATCCAGAGTATGATGGACTGCTTGTATGCAAAAT GCATCCCGTATGTAACTGATTGTGTTGTCGGTGAGTTGGAAAAACTTGGCCAGAAGTACAGAATTGCATTGAAAATAATCAAAGACCCACGATTTGAACGTATACATTGTATGCACAAGGGTACATATGCTGATGACTGCATAGTGCAGAGAGTGACACAG CATAAATGTTACATAGTGGCAACGTGTGATCGGGACTTGAAAAAGAGGATACGAAAGATTCCTGGCGTTCCCATTATGTATGTCGCCCAGCACAG
- the LOC124802399 gene encoding rRNA-processing protein FCF1 homolog isoform X1 → MTEIVYNSAVIVCVSFVKQIYSYVQGKTKKTRKIVQQRFAQMKKMISLSDSRIKEKDRLPSRKKKPEDPHQIKVREVPQVSSALFFQYNTQLGPPYHILVDTNFINHSIKFKLDIIQSMMDCLYAKCIPYVTDCVVGELEKLGQKYRIALKIIKDPRFERIHCMHKGTYADDCIVQRVTQHKCYIVATCDRDLKKRIRKIPGVPIMYVAQHRFTIERMPDAYGAPKS, encoded by the exons ATGACTGAAATTGTTTATAACTCGGCAGTGATCGTGTGTGTAAGTTTTGTGAAGCAAATTTATTCTTATGTGCAGGGTAAAACGAAAAAGACGCGAAAAATTGTTCAACAGAGATttgcacaaatgaagaaaatgataaGTTTAAGCGACTCAAGAAT AAAGGAAAAAGATCGTTTGCCGTctagaaaaaaaaaacctgaagaTCCACATCAGATAAAAGTCCGCGAAGT CCCTCAGGTATCGTCGGCTTTGTTCTTCCAGTACAACACGCAGTTGGGACCACCCTATCATATTCTTGTTGACACCAATTTTATAAATCATTCAATCAAATTCAAATTGGACATAATCCAGAGTATGATGGACTGCTTGTATGCAAAAT GCATCCCGTATGTAACTGATTGTGTTGTCGGTGAGTTGGAAAAACTTGGCCAGAAGTACAGAATTGCATTGAAAATAATCAAAGACCCACGATTTGAACGTATACATTGTATGCACAAGGGTACATATGCTGATGACTGCATAGTGCAGAGAGTGACACAG CATAAATGTTACATAGTGGCAACGTGTGATCGGGACTTGAAAAAGAGGATACGAAAGATTCCTGGCGTTCCCATTATGTATGTCGCCCAGCACAG